From Medicago truncatula cultivar Jemalong A17 chromosome 7, MtrunA17r5.0-ANR, whole genome shotgun sequence, a single genomic window includes:
- the LOC11433623 gene encoding non-specific lipid-transfer protein Cor a 8, protein MASSMLVIKVTCLAMICLVLCIPLANASLTCDEVKQNLTPCLPYVTNPHTLSPPDQCCNGVKTVNDNAQIKPDRQDVCRCLKSLLTGVPGLNGTVASTLPSDCGINFRCPIGPDMDCDKVN, encoded by the exons ATGGCTAGTTCAATGCTTGTGATCAAAGTTACTTGCTTGGCTATGATATGCTTGGTTTTGTGCATTCCATTAGCCAATGCTTCACTTACATGTGATGAAGTGAAACAAAATTTAACACCATGCCTTCCTTATGTAACAAACCCACATACATTATCTCCCCCTGATCAATGTTGCAACGGGGTTAAGACTGTAAATGACAACGCCCAGATTAAACCTGATCGTCAAGATGTTTGTAGGTGCCTCAAATCCCTTTTGACCGGCGTACCTGGGCTCAATGGAACTGTCGCTTCTACCCTCCCTTCGGACTGTGGTATCAACTTTCGCTGCCCTATTGGCCCTGACATGGACTGCGACAA GGTAAACTAG